The stretch of DNA GCAACAAGCAAATCGTCGCCGCTCTTCAGCCCCATGTTGGTTAGACTCTGTTAGCCACCAGTCCTCTGCTTGCGGCTCGCAGTGGTGCAGGAGCTCCTGGTGCCCTGAGAGAGGGTAGCCATTAGCAGCGTGAGGAGCTCCCTTTCCCCTGGGTCTTGCTCGCACGTTTTGTGCGCCTGCCGGCTGGGTGCCTTGCAGCGCAGGCGCCAGCTGTTCCTCGTGGGCGTGCAGGCAAGCCCAAGCGCCCAAGCGCAGCCCCTAGACCTCGTCACCTTCCGAATCCTCCGCATCTGCAGTGCTCAGGTTGGGCTTCTCCAGTGCTGGTGACTATTGTGAAGCGTGCCTTTGTTTTTCCACTTCTTGCAAGTGTGgtaaaaataaagttattgaTTTAATATGGGAGACTAAAACAAAACCCCATGGTCTGAATTAATTAGCCAGTTGTAAACATACTCCTGAAGACCACTAACCATTGAGTCTAAACTTGACTGTTAAACCTTAAAGGCTCAGAGAGAGGCTTAATGGACATTTGATTTCTGAGACGTTCCTCATATCATAGTTCACGGCACAGGTGAACAGATTTTATGACGCGAGCTCGGAGGCTGATGTTCTCGCGGTTTGCAGTAACCTACAGCTTTCtataaaaagaacaaataaacTCAATTGGTCTCTTGGTTCCAGATACCTTTACGGGTTTGAGGAGTACTGCAAGTCGACTGGCATTGCGTTCCAAATGGCCCTGCCCCAGAAACAGGCGGAGAAACCGTGCCTCGAACCCGGGGGCAAGGCAGGCAGCCCCGTCACACACCCCGCGGCCCCAATCGCGGGGACCCAGGCCGAGCCGCtggaggacgaggaggaggaggaggaggaagagcttCGAGCGGAGTGCGAGCAGTGCGGTGGAGACGCGCACCCAGCCGTGAGCAGGGTAACTTCCTTCGGTCCCACGCCTTCCTCGCGTGCAAGCCAGACGACAAGTGGAATGATTTTCAATGTTTGGTTTGCTAGGTAGACTTTATTGATGCTGTGGTGGGTTTTGATGGATTAAGTCTTCGTCGTCTCCTCTGTTACAGACTTAAAAGGCTGCCTTAGTTACAGTTGACATGTTCTCTACATTCTGTGTGTCGAGAATCTGTGCATTCAAGATAAAATAGTCCTGTAGGATGAAGCTACTCAGGCACTTGCGGGGTGTGGCTGTGACGATCCCCTTCTGACTGCAGGTGAGGTGACAGCAGTGTCCCTTTCCATCCACAGGTGGACAAGATGTCAGACCAGGGCCTGCTGGGCAGCACAGATCTAGAAACTGGAGCCCTGAAGACCGAagcagaagagaaacaggaggaggaggaggaggatgaggaAGAGGGGGAGGTGGTCGAGCCCCCACAGACGGAGAACGTGAAAAATGAGCCCTATGAGGAGCTGGAAGATAAGGACAAGTCAGGGTAGGTTGTGATGTCAGTCACAGAGGCCCCAGCTAGGGGAATCAGCTCTGTCCTGTGAAGTAGTTTGCTAATGCGATACTTGTACACTTGATGATTTTTACAAAATCTTTGTGTACAATTTAATGCTTTTAGGGTCGTTTTGGACAGTCTAATTACTTTGCAAGTCTCCAGAAATGCATACAATCTGGGTTGTTTGCATATGCAATTTATTATGTCTACGTTATGTattcatttaaatgtattaatgtttTCTGGACTTGTATAGCCCATTTAAGTGTTGATCTGTTGCCATGATGCAGTAGGATGCTGTGGTTATAGTGGGACTGTACTGAGAAATAAGTCACTAGTTTCCCCAATATAACTTTTATCTTTTAGCTGGGCTAGAAGCTGTCTTGTTGAGTCAGCTGCAGTAATTGCTTTTTCAGCTTCGGTATTTCACTTTTGCACGTTTAATTGGGTATTGATAAGGTAAACCTTTCCGTGTTGGAGTGATTTACCTAGTTCAGAGTGAAAATCATGTGGGGATTCCACTCATCTGAGGTTGTGTGAGTAGATACTTCCTGTTTGACAGATGTCTGAGTCCTCGTGTGCTCAGTCAGTGGTGCCAAGTAGTCAAACAGGCGACTGTGTTGCTTCCTTTTATCTGCTTATTGTACATGGAGGCACTGCCTTTCCCACAGACTCTGTCCAGCTTGGCTCAGGGCCTCCCTGCTTTCTCATGAAGGGGAGCAGTGAATTAAGCACTTTGTTTTAGCCCCCGTTTTGGATTGTCAGATCTGTTTTCAATGGCTGAAGCGACCCGCGCGTGAGCTCTGTCGTGCAGATGGAGTCGGTAGACATTTCAGCCTCAGCAGGTGAACTGAATTCACACCGTGCTGTGCGCTGCGGACTGGGGCCTCAATCGCGCTGATCCCCGGAAGTGCCTCGTGCCAGAGCGGTGCGCTGCTGTTGCAGTCCCAGTTTGACTTCTGTTATCGAAGGACGCAGGTGGCAAGTGTTTGACATTGTGGAGCCCAGCCAAGTGCTGCAGCATCTCGGCTGAgacgggggtggggggtgggggggtgtatGCGCAGCGCGGTTCTGGTGTTGAGTGTTTTCATGTGGGAATCGGCTAGGCCGTGATATCCAGTTAGTGTATCCTCTCATTAAAAGGAGGATTGGAGTGTGCTGCAGCCAGCTCCTGATGCGCTTCAGAGGGTGTTTTTCATCGGGCTCCTACACACTCTGTGTATTCAGACGCAGTCAACAGGAGGTCTGCGTGGGCAGTCGTATGAGCATCAAGAAAACCTCTTGCACAGCTTCGAAGAGTCATGGCTCTAGTCTTTAGTCCCTTCTACGAATCGGGGCTGTGTTCTTTCACGGTTAGCTTTACTGCAGCCCTTTGAACCCGAGAGGAGCTTGCTTTGTTTTAAACGCCCTCTCCAGAGCAGGTCAGTGTTTCTGTGCTGGGGGATAGACGCTTTTATTAAATGCAGTTGGTAACTACCTTCATTTGTACAGCAGCAGTTAAACGCTGAGCAGCAGGTTACCGCCTGAAACTTGCCTCCCACCCCCCAGAAGCCTGATCTGTGATGTGGCTGTGgaggtgcttttttttttaccccatGTTTGACTGCATGAATTTCTAGAAGCTTTCAAGAGCCTCAACATTTAGAAATGTCCTGAGAGAAAACCGGCTAGGGTGGGCTGAGTGTTTTCCTGCaagaccttttttcactgtttagGATTTTTAATGTAGAACAAAATTGAACAGCCCCCCACAAGCCTCCTCCAGACGAGAATTTTTTAATGAAGAGGCGAACAGCATTTTACCTCAAGTGCTGGAGCAGAAGGGGGGAGTACAGGTGTATGTGACCTTCCtaatgaccaaaactgtctcaGAGAAGCAGTATCAGGGGCCTCTGGTTTCGCCTAGGCTGGTCGCTGGTGTGTCGGAGGGTGAGGGAATGCTACTCTCTTTCAGTGACGAGAGCAGTAAGGAGAGGGAAGGGGAGGAGTTTGAGTGCTACCCTCCTGGGATGAAGGTGCAGGTGAGGTATGGCCGAGGCCGCAATCAGAAGATGTACGAGGCCACAGTGAAGGAGTCCGACCTGGATGGGGGCGAGGTGCTGTACCTGGTGCACTACTGTGGCTGGAACGTCAGGTAAGGCAGAAGCCTGCCCTTCTCCGAGTCTGGATTACCTTGACCTGGGCAATCCCAtgcttgctttgtgctgggggAAAAGTTCCTTTTAGTCTCAGCAGTGAGGCTAtaaattttatttctgctgctctTGCCACCTAGTGGCTACACTAAGTACACAGCAGAAAAAGGTGACAAATGAGAGGCCATTCAGTTTGCTCTTTAGATTGTTagtttattgatccaaggatcttgtCCAGCTGATTCTCTAGGGTCCCCAGCAATCTGTTTCAACAACATTATTGGGCATTTTATTTCCAGACCCACGTAATCCTTAGGGTAAAGAAGTCCTGAGAGCAGGACCGAAACCTGTTCCCAGTCCTGAATTTTGCATTAGCTGAATGTTTTTCATGTTCTTTGATCATTTTACCAAAGAAATCTTTGTCCTGCTAGTTTTCCTGACAATTTCCTGCCCCTTCTAGTGTGCTGTTGCGCTCGTCCTCCCCTCCCTCCCAAGCtgttttgtaatcatttttattttgctgtacaGGTTGCACCTGTTGCGCCGAGATGCAGGCTGTGTGAGAGTGTTCGGGCTTCATGTTCTGTTTTAGAGCTCGGCTGGCCCGATGTAAACCAGTGTCTATTTGTCTCGCGCTCTTGGTTGCTCTCAGGTACGACGAGTGGATAAAGGCGGACAAGATTGTGCGGCCGGCGGATAAGAACGTGCCGAAAATAAAGCAccgtaaaaaaataaaggtaggTGTGTCAGTCGGTGCTTGAAAGCACCAGGGTTGAAGACCCTTCCGTCGTTTAACCATGACCTACGCCAAAATGAAGCTAAGGAAACCGTTTCTGAAAGGTGGGATTCCTCCATAGATATCAAGCCTCAGGAAACCTGTGTATGCAAGAGCTTTGACTGTTTAATGGTGCGCACTGGTTAAGGTTTCTTTCCATAAAGCTAAAATATACTTTTCCTGCCACTGTCGAATGGTTGCAGCTCCATTGTTCCTAATGTAAAAACCAGCAGCCTTGTCTGATAGACTCTGGTGCTGTGAAGGTGTTCCCAGATAGTGTGATAAATCAGTGAAAGTCCACTTTCCAAGCCGTCTGTTTTACTTGATACCTGTTTGTCAGATGATGATCTTTACATCCAGCTCCATTCAGCGTTTTGCCTTTGCTGACTTTAGAACTTGCATCTGATAGGAGGTCATCCCCTAGGAGAAAATACCTTGGTCCACTTATTTTAGTTGCTTCTTATGTCACATTGGATGTTTCCCTGATCTTGCTGAATTTTGGGGTCTGATTGCCCTAAATATGTTgccattccccccccccccgccccttgTGTGTCATTTCAAAGAACAAAACGGAACGAGAGAAAGACAAGACCGAGAGGCCGGACAGAGAAGACCTGTCTCCAGTGAAATATGGCCGCATCCGCCGATCCTCCAAGTCCTCCGTGAACAGCACGCCGTCCGACAGCTTCTCAAAGCTGGAGAGCAGCGACCCCAAAGGGGCTGACCAGTCGCCAGTCAAGCCCATCGAAATTACATCTATTCTGAATGGGCTCCAAGGTGATGACGCAAAATTCAAACTTCATTAAATTTAGAGTTCTCGTAATATGGATTGGAAAACAGTTTAATTTCCAATTTTGTGGTGTAGAACTTATCATGTCAGGCCAGTAAAAAAGGTTTTTCCGAACCTATGAATGGTTCacaaaaaagaagagaacatttgggcccatttggtagttagcagctaattgatctgaggatgatccagctgcttcttggaGGAAACCATGACATCATCTTCGACAGTGtggttgggtagcttgttccacactcctacaaTGTTTTCTATAAAGAAGAAcctcctgtttttgtttttaaatgcactggACATCCGCTGGCTTGACTGCTAGTGCCAGCACCATTGAAAACCTCATTGTGGAAACGCTTTGCGAGCCTGTACCTGTGGACTTTCCCATCGAGATGTTTTTCGACACTcaccctctttttttttcttaccccAGCGTCTGAAAGCTCAGCGGAGGAGAGCGAGCGAgaagacgaggaggaggaggaggacgacgAGGACGAAGACGAGGACgtggaggaagaagaggaggaggagaggctgGGAAACGGGAGCCCCCCGAAGAGCAGCTCCCGGGACAGCACCCTGGGAGTGGAGCGATGGGAGGCCGAGCCCCGCCGGGACAGTTGCAGGACGTCGGCGGAAAAAGACGAGGAGCCGGGCCGCCTTCCAGGGAGCAAGGACTGCGCGGTGGACGACACCCCTAAATACCGTGGGGGGCTGGACTCGGAGGGAGAGGACGGCCCCAAAAGAAGAGCCGAGGGTCTGACGGAGAGGTCGCCCAAGCCCCAGCTGAAGGGCAAGCTGCGAAACAGCAGACCAGCGGATTGGCTCCAGACCGGCTCCCCCAAGAGGCAGGAGGACCGAGGCCCAGGCGAGGGGGGCAGCCCCTCGTCCAGCAGCAGCAGTTCCGACGATGAAGACGACGAGCCGCACCCGGCGGAGCGGGACCGCGAGGAGGAGCGCGCGAAACCCAAAGGGACGCCGTCCAAGAACTACAACGGGCTGGACGAGAAGCGGAAGAGCGGCCGGCCGGCGCCGTTCTGGGAGGTGCCGGAGAAAAGGCCCAAGCTGACGGGCAGCTCGGAGGAAAGGCTTCCCAGCAGCCGGGCCAGCAAAGGCCAGAAAGACGTCTGGTCGAGCATTCAGGCCCAGTGGCCCAAGAAGACGCTGAAGGAGCTTTTCTCGGACTCCGACACGGAGGCGGCCAACTCCCCTCCCCCTGTTCCGGCCCCCGAGGAGCCCAGGCCGGAGCCGGCCGCCGAGGAGCCGGAGCCCTGCGAGGGGAAGGCGGAGGAGCGAGCCGGCAAGACCCGGGAGTTCCCCAGCAGCGGCAGCAACTCCGTCCTCAACACCCCCCCGACGACGCCCGAGTCCCCCTCTCTGGGGGTGAGCGCGGTGGAGCCCCCCGGTCGGACACGGACAGCGGCCTCCCCGCCGCCCCCTCCCCCCCTGGCCTCGGCCCTCGCCCCTCACGGCTCCCCGCTGGCGCCGCGCGGCCCCGTGCGGGAGGAGAGCGTGGGGGGCCGCAGCGAGACGGACAGCAGCACCGTGGAGGTGGAGAGCCTGGGCGGGGAGCTGCAGGAGCTGCCCCCGGAGGAGCAGGGGTCCCCCGCGGCCTTTGACGGCTGCCTCTCTTCCCACAGCAGCAGCAACTCCAGCCACAGCGGCAGCAGCCATCTGGAAAGCGACCACAGGGAAAAAGGTAAAGAGAGCGGGGCTGGGGAAATGACATTTAGCTGCGTGCGTTGGATCAAGTGATTATCTGCCATGTGTAAGCCATAAAGCTTGAGAATGCATCGTCTGTAACATTTCAGCAGCAGTGTTCTGAAATCTGCGCATTACTATAAGTGATGAGCTAGCAGTTATTACTTTCCAAATATTACCTGTTCAGTTTATCATATGCACAAgcgcaatgaaatgcttatttacaTGGATGCTCCGatgcaaagaca from Lepisosteus oculatus isolate fLepOcu1 chromosome 17, fLepOcu1.hap2, whole genome shotgun sequence encodes:
- the arid4b gene encoding AT-rich interactive domain-containing protein 4B; translation: MKTLEEPPYLTVGTDVSAKYRGAFCEAKIKTAKRLVRVKVTFKQEASTAEVQDEHIRGPLKVGATVEVKTQDGTYQEAIINKLTDASWYTVVFDDGDEKTLRRSSLCLKGERHFAESETLDQLPLTNPEHFGTPVIGKKSNRGRRSNHVPEEEETSSSSEEEEGDGRVGDELLGKVVCVECAAAEKKKASWYPALVISPDCNDEVVMKKDTILVRSFKDGKFHVVLRKDVREMNCESAPKPEAGMKPALDGALEFLRRGVVPASWRTELKEESSSGEEQEEEEEEQEDDGSSEEEEEEVEPFPEERDSFLQQLYKFMEDRGTPINKRPVLGYRNLNLFKLYRLVHRLGGFDNIDSGSVWKQVYQDLGIPVLNSAAGYNVKCAYRKYLYGFEEYCKSTGIAFQMALPQKQAEKPCLEPGGKAGSPVTHPAAPIAGTQAEPLEDEEEEEEEELRAECEQCGGDAHPAVSRVDKMSDQGLLGSTDLETGALKTEAEEKQEEEEEDEEEGEVVEPPQTENVKNEPYEELEDKDKSGDESSKEREGEEFECYPPGMKVQVRYGRGRNQKMYEATVKESDLDGGEVLYLVHYCGWNVRYDEWIKADKIVRPADKNVPKIKHRKKIKNKTEREKDKTERPDREDLSPVKYGRIRRSSKSSVNSTPSDSFSKLESSDPKGADQSPVKPIEITSILNGLQASESSAEESEREDEEEEEDDEDEDEDVEEEEEEERLGNGSPPKSSSRDSTLGVERWEAEPRRDSCRTSAEKDEEPGRLPGSKDCAVDDTPKYRGGLDSEGEDGPKRRAEGLTERSPKPQLKGKLRNSRPADWLQTGSPKRQEDRGPGEGGSPSSSSSSSDDEDDEPHPAERDREEERAKPKGTPSKNYNGLDEKRKSGRPAPFWEVPEKRPKLTGSSEERLPSSRASKGQKDVWSSIQAQWPKKTLKELFSDSDTEAANSPPPVPAPEEPRPEPAAEEPEPCEGKAEERAGKTREFPSSGSNSVLNTPPTTPESPSLGVSAVEPPGRTRTAASPPPPPPLASALAPHGSPLAPRGPVREESVGGRSETDSSTVEVESLGGELQELPPEEQGSPAAFDGCLSSHSSSNSSHSGSSHLESDHREKATTSQKRPKEAQAGGTTKKHKRSHKNSGVHHKKSRKAGVAHSSDSEDQSTSEITAKSLTAKAPSGLKPAVPAKCPSRMPAPGKCHRQTDPEHKEHPSRSPRVYKWSFQMSELEKMSSLERIAFLQEKLQDIRNHYLSLKSEVASIDRRRKRLKKKERESAAAASSSSSSSSPSSSSLTAAVMLTLAEPPVPGASQGSGVSVECR